Proteins encoded in a region of the Terriglobales bacterium genome:
- the rplC gene encoding 50S ribosomal protein L3: MITGILGKKVGMTQLFDAKGDVRPITVLQAGPCVVTQKKNAAKEGYDAVQIGLVEFVKGTHVNKAMAGHFGKHNVPPVKFMREVAIQAVADGDADKQVNVGDKVLVDIFDGEKFVDVTGTSKGRGFAGVVKRHHFAGGPKSHGSMFTINGSIGSSAFPSRVFPGMRMAGHMGQARVTVRNLRVVGIDLDENLLMVEGAVPGPKDGYVIICKAKKPPRERRGFAGEGTIDPLKASKRKAVKK; the protein is encoded by the coding sequence ATGATCACGGGAATCCTGGGCAAGAAAGTCGGCATGACGCAGCTCTTCGACGCGAAGGGCGACGTGCGGCCCATCACGGTGCTGCAAGCCGGCCCCTGCGTGGTGACGCAGAAGAAGAACGCCGCCAAGGAAGGCTACGACGCGGTGCAGATCGGCCTGGTGGAGTTCGTCAAGGGCACGCACGTGAACAAGGCCATGGCCGGGCATTTCGGCAAGCACAACGTACCGCCGGTGAAGTTCATGCGCGAGGTCGCCATCCAGGCGGTCGCGGACGGCGACGCGGACAAGCAGGTCAACGTCGGAGACAAGGTCCTGGTGGACATCTTCGACGGCGAGAAGTTCGTGGACGTCACCGGCACCAGCAAGGGACGCGGCTTCGCGGGAGTGGTCAAGCGTCACCATTTCGCGGGCGGCCCCAAGTCGCATGGTTCCATGTTCACCATCAACGGTTCCATCGGGTCGTCGGCCTTCCCCTCGCGCGTGTTCCCGGGGATGCGTATGGCCGGGCACATGGGCCAGGCGCGGGTGACGGTGCGCAACCTGCGGGTGGTGGGCATCGACCTCGACGAGAACCTGCTGATGGTCGAGGGTGCGGTGCCGGGGCCCAAGGACGGCTACGTCATCATCTGCAAAGCCAAGAAGCCGCCCAGAGAGCGCCGCGGCTTCGCCGGCGAGGGCACCATCGATCCGCTGAAGGCTTCGAAGCGCAAGGCTGTGAAGAAGTGA
- the rpsJ gene encoding 30S ribosomal protein S10, with protein sequence MIGKDRIRIRLKAYDYRVLDQSTGEIVETARRTGAQIAGPIPLPTVKNKYCVLRSPHVDKKSREQFEIRTHKRLLDILEPTQQTVDALMKLDLPAGVDVEIKAFGKEHK encoded by the coding sequence GTGATTGGAAAAGACAGAATCCGGATAAGGCTGAAGGCCTACGACTACCGCGTGCTCGACCAGTCCACCGGCGAGATCGTGGAGACCGCGCGGCGTACGGGCGCGCAGATCGCGGGCCCCATCCCGCTGCCCACGGTGAAGAACAAGTACTGCGTGCTGCGTTCGCCGCACGTGGACAAGAAGTCGCGGGAGCAGTTCGAGATCCGCACCCACAAGCGCCTGCTCGACATCCTGGAGCCGACGCAGCAGACGGTCGATGCCTTGATGAAGCTCGACTTGCCCGCCGGCGTGGACGTGGAGATCAAGGCGTTCGGGAAAGAGCACAAGTAG
- a CDS encoding EF-Tu/IF-2/RF-3 family GTPase — protein VGEEVEIVGFRETRKTVVTGVEMFKKQLDEGMAGDNAGLLLRGTGKEEVERGMVIAKPGSITPHTKFKAEVYVLSKEEGGRHTPFFKGYRPQFYFRTTDVTGVAELPTGTEMVMPGDNVALTVELITPVAMEKGLRFAIREGGRTVGAGTISEILQ, from the coding sequence GGTGGGCGAGGAAGTGGAGATCGTGGGCTTCCGCGAGACCCGCAAGACGGTGGTGACGGGCGTGGAGATGTTCAAGAAGCAGCTGGACGAGGGCATGGCGGGGGACAACGCCGGGCTCTTGCTGCGCGGCACGGGCAAGGAAGAGGTGGAGCGGGGCATGGTGATCGCCAAGCCGGGCTCGATCACGCCCCACACCAAGTTCAAGGCCGAGGTGTACGTGCTGTCGAAGGAAGAGGGGGGGCGGCACACGCCGTTCTTCAAGGGCTACCGGCCGCAGTTCTACTTCCGGACCACGGACGTGACCGGGGTGGCGGAACTGCCCACGGGGACGGAGATGGTGATGCCGGGGGACAACGTGGCGCTGACGGTGGAGCTGATCACCCCGGTGGCCATGGAGAAGGGGCTGCGCTTCGCCATCCGCGAAGGCGGACGCACGGTGGGCGCCGGCACCATCTCGGAGATCCTGCAGTGA